The DNA sequence CTACACACTAACATCAGTATGCAACCAGCCTCGCACTGGGACGCTCGTCGAAGGGTACGTTGACCCTGAAAACATCTTAATGCCATTCCTGAGGGAAGTTGTTCCAAGAAATACGCGTTGAAGCCTGTTCAAGCTTTGAGTTCGTCGGAAGACTACCGACGTACGCGTTTCGCGAACTATCTCAGTTCACAACGTGGTACGGTGCTTTATCAAGCGCTCGCTCATGCACGTCGACCTCGAACAAAACGTCTCTGAATAGCGGGTCAACGTCCCGTACCACAGCCACAATTGGCTCAATTGCCTGTGTGACTGCAATCCCTTCTACCGTCGAAACACCGAGTTTCTCTGCCGCTCCCCGGCGCGTCAGGTCACCTTTGAGATAATCGACAGTCGCTTGGACAGCCGGAATGAGAGCTGCTCGTCCGTGACGGTCGGTATAGCGACCGAGGTCATCATCGACGTTCGTTGCGCCGTAGGCCGCGATAACGACTGGCCCAATCTCGATAGTAGCCTCTATAGTCCAACTGCCGCTTACAGTAGATACAGTCCACTCGCCCTCTGTCTGCTCAGCAAGACCAATCTCGAACAGTGTGGTCGCGCAACTGCGAGTAGTGTTCTCTGAGAGCTCTAATCTCTCTTGTGAAGCAGCGAGTGTCGTTGGCGAGTTAATCAGCAAGTCAGTATACAAGCGAGGGAGGTCGGACTTGCTTAGCAACTCTCCAACGGCAAAGAAGCCCTGAGCAGTATTCATGAACTGTGGAGTATTCGAGGCGTTTTGCATGGTCTCCAGTTGGGTTCCAATTGACTCGAATCTACCCGATGATGAGCGCGCATTTCCGCTGTAACGACCCCAACCTCACTACACCTTAGCGTTTTCTCTGGGTACTACAAACCGGCTCTGTTGAAACCCTCAAATACGGACAGAAGTTGCGTGCTGACTACAGAGAGTGTATTCAGCACGGAGGATTCGTTTATTCCATCTCACCGACGCTGAACTAACTGCTGAGTAGCGCCTTGCGAGTGTATCGATGGGTGATGAAGCGAGCGAGAGTGTTGCTGCATATTTTAAACGTGGGTGCAGAGGAACTATTTGTGTCAAGTAAAAATATAGTTGGAGTCGCTCCGCTGGTGAGCGGGCTCTGGCTCGCCGGGACCGCAGGCATCCAACTCTTCAACAAGGGTCTGAGTGCGTGGCTGTTGGTGGCGCTCCTCGGCGGCTGTGGGGCAATTATCGTTGGTGTTGGTTCCCTCTTTGGGGTGGGTGGATTCGGTGCGACGAAGCCCGATAGCAACCAAACGACCCTCTCGTTGCTCGTTGGTGTCGCACTCTTGTGTCTGGTTGGAGGGGCTGCATTCGCCGTCTTGTGAGCCGGTCACGAATGGTTGGTGATAGACCACGCTCTATTCTGAGTGATTCGGCTCTTCCAGACTGGATGCTGTGCCAGTAGCCGATTCGCGCGCGGTATTCAGCACGGCCTCAACAAACTATCATCGACAGAGCCGTTGAACTATGATAGCATTCGTCTTCACAGCATCTGCTCGCGTACACATCCCAAACTGAGTGAACCGAAAGAAGACATATATCCCACAGTATCGACGAAATCCTAACAGAGCTTGACGCACATGACTGACGGCAAAACCGAGACCCAGAAGCAAATCGAATCAATTCGACTCGCCCGCGAAAGCAACCAGAAGTACGGGTATTCGACCAGAGAACTTGAAGAGATATTCGGAGCAGGTGATGGATGAAAGGGTTGACGGCCCCCGTGTCCACGACCACTTGAAGCGTCTACTGAAAGAACACGAAATTTCAGATTGGCGATTCAGAAGTGTAGTCCCTGTTGAGCGGCAATTTGAACCACATCTCCTTCCCGCATCCTCCGTTGCTCGAATTCTTCCGGCGTCAGTGCGATAAGGTCCGGAACCGGATAGCGGTCAGTATCCCATTCCCAGTAGATGCCGCCTGCGCGCTCGTGAAAACCCACATCAACAAAGTCAGCAGAGACAACGACGAGGTCAACATCGCTCTCAGAAGTTGCCTCCTGCCGAGCGACCGAGCCGTAGACAATGACCTTGTCGAGAGTCAGGTCGTTCCGAGCGGCTATTGAGCGGACATGGGTTGCAATGTCCTCAGTATCCGTATTTTCCGGAGCTCGAATTATCCGGACAGACTCAAACGCTGCGCGAATCTCCTTGATATCTCCGCCAGTAATCTCAGCTATCTCTTCAGGGCTCTTCCCACTCTTTCCAGTCATACTGTCACTGACAGTGGCATCTGGCAAAATGTCGTCGCTGTGTTACCCAGACATCAAACTCATCAATATCATGATTCCGCGGTTCTTCTCCCACTCCGGGAACCACTTTACCAATTCCATCCAACGAACCCATCAACCAACTCGCTGTCTCTTGACTAAGTGCCATAGGAGTCCGAGGATGAACAATGCCTCTCAACGAACTACTCACCAGACCTAACAGAATCGGGGCACCGTCCGAGAGCGGAGGGGTTACGAAACGCAGAGTCAACACTCTCTCTGCAACTCTTTTGCTACTCGTCACCTGACGCTGGGTCCCCATACCGCCGAATTATCGATATCGCAGTCATCCCCATCAGTGTCCCATACGAATATTTGAACGACCAGTCCATTGTCCACCATCCGAGCGCGAGCACTCCCAGAACAAGCACGAGTAGAACTACCCGATTGGGGATGACATCGTATACTAAGGACGTGACCCGCTGTTCTGCCTCAACCACTAAATTAGCATTCCCGGATTACGGAGAATCTTTCTCAAAAGCCTCCTGTTGATATTCTCAAGGAGTTCTCTGAAGAGTTCCATGGAACATTCTTAGGAACTGGAACAAGAGAATCGATACAATCCTGACTGCAACCTCGACCGAGAGTCATCATCTGAGTCTGTACTCGAACGACTCCATAATATGCAGTAGCACAGGATAAGTGCAAAGCAGTACTTCTGAGTCGGCGTATAGAGTCCGTTTCGCGAGCTATCTCAGTTCACAACGTGGTACGGTGCTTTATCAAGCACTCGCGCATGTACGTCTACTTCGAACGAAGCGTCTCTGAGCAGAGGGTCAAAGTCTCGTACCACAGCGACAATCGGCTCAATTGCCTGTGTAACTGCAATTCCTTCTGCCATAGAGACGTTCAGTTCAGTTGCGTCACCTCGGCGCGTCAGGTCGCCTCTCAGGTATTTTATCGTCGCCGAGACTGCAGGGATGATAGCTTCCTGTCCATGGCGGTCCGCATAGCGGGAGAGGTCTCCACTGATTGCGGTCGCCCCGTAGACCGCAATGACGACAGGTCCAATCCCAACGGTTAGTTCACTCGTCCAGATTCCGTATACAGGCCAAGCTGTCCACTTCCCGTTTGTCTTCCCGGTAAGACCTATCTCAGAGAGTTTGTGTGTATATTTCTGAGCAGTACTTATTGAGAATGCTGAACGTGGGGCGAATCACTATTACCTCTTTTTCCATCTACTGTATTTGAAAACCACACAGATATGGATTAGTCTTGTGATGTCTCTAAAGAGCTAATTAACCATTCTAGCGGCGTTTCAGAGAGATAAATTGAAACGCAATGCATATATGGTCTAGCCTCTACGATAAGCTGAGGAAAAGAAGATGGTCAACAACGAGGACAACCGGCGCGATGAAATCTCCGTTCCAGAAACGCGAGCGGGAGTAAGAGAGAAACGGTCTACCTCCGAACTCACGGAGTATGAGGACTGGCGCATGGAATTTGTTCAGTGGGTCCACAACCGAGCAAGAAGCCCTCTTGACTACGAGGGCATCAGCAGCGTAGAGTTCACCTCCCAAAACCGGGGTTGTCTGAGAGAATATATCAATGGGGGAGAATAAATGGTAGCCCCAGAAGACCACCCAATCCACGACAAGCCCATCCCAGAGTATTCATCAAAAGAGATGAACGTTCCAGAAGTTCGCGAGAGTCTACAGAAGAAACTCACGCCTCTCGAACTCCAGATGTTCGAGGACTGGAGGCTTGACTTCACCCGCTGGGCCTTCGACCGGGGGAAGAATGAGAGACGCGGAG is a window from the Halogeometricum sp. S3BR5-2 genome containing:
- a CDS encoding DUF7437 domain-containing protein, which gives rise to MQNASNTPQFMNTAQGFFAVGELLSKSDLPRLYTDLLINSPTTLAASQERLELSENTTRSCATTLFEIGLAEQTEGEWTVSTVSGSWTIEATIEIGPVVIAAYGATNVDDDLGRYTDRHGRAALIPAVQATVDYLKGDLTRRGAAEKLGVSTVEGIAVTQAIEPIVAVVRDVDPLFRDVLFEVDVHERALDKAPYHVVN
- a CDS encoding nucleotidyltransferase domain-containing protein produces the protein MTGKSGKSPEEIAEITGGDIKEIRAAFESVRIIRAPENTDTEDIATHVRSIAARNDLTLDKVIVYGSVARQEATSESDVDLVVVSADFVDVGFHERAGGIYWEWDTDRYPVPDLIALTPEEFEQRRMREGDVVQIAAQQGLHF
- a CDS encoding DUF7437 domain-containing protein, whose translation is MSTAQKYTHKLSEIGLTGKTNGKWTAWPVYGIWTSELTVGIGPVVIAVYGATAISGDLSRYADRHGQEAIIPAVSATIKYLRGDLTRRGDATELNVSMAEGIAVTQAIEPIVAVVRDFDPLLRDASFEVDVHARVLDKAPYHVVN